TCCTGTATTTTATGACTATCATCAAACTCAGATTTAGTGAAGAATCGTGAAATATTGTTTGCAGATTGGGGCGAAATAGGCTATAAAGCAGCCTGGGATAAGCAGGATGCATTGTTGCAAAACATCATAGCCAAAAAAATAAAAAACAGAAACATACCGCAGGAAGAACAGGAAATAACTGACAATTATTTGATTTTTTGTTCTCACCCGCATGTTTATACGTTAGGCAAAACCGGTTCAATTGCCAATTTGCTGTTATCCGAAGACCTGTTAAAAGAATTGGGTATTGAATTTTTCCATACAAACCGAGGGGGAGATATAACCTATCATGGTCCGGGTCAGGTTGTCGGTTATCCAATCTTAGACCTTGAAAACTTTTTTACAGACATCCATCGTTATATGCGAAACCTCGAAGAAGTCATTATTGCCACGTTAGCCGAATATGGATTAAAAGGTGAACGACTTTCAGGAAGCACAGGTGTTTGGTTAGATATTCAAAAACCACACCGTGTCAGAAAAATTTGTGCCATGGGAGTCAGAACAAGCCGTTGGGTAACCATGCATGGATGGGCTTTAAATGTCAATTCGGATTTGAGTTATTTTAACAATATTATTCCATGTGGAATCACAGATAAAGCGGTAACCTCTTTAAACAAAGAACTGGAATTGGATTGGGTAGATGAAGAGGAGGTAAAAACACATTTAAAAAGGCATTTCTATCGTATCTTTGAAGGGAGGTAATTGCCTAACACGTTGCACTTTACCCCTAAATTATGTTCTGTTTACAATTTGCTTGTTTTTATCAGAAATCGCTTATCTTTGTAAAACCTTACATCATGGATTTAAGCTAAATTTCGCCCAACTCCCACCTACCAAAACTTGCTTGTCATGCAACCAATAGCTTATATAGATAACCAACCTTACAATATCCGTCAGGGTGAAACCATCCTGTCTTTCATCAAAAGACATCTCGGCAATAAATTAGTCCCTACACTTTGTGATGCACCAAACCTCGAACCCTTTGGTTCCTGTAGAGTTTGCAGCGTTGATGTTGCTTTGAAAGAAGGAGGAGCAGTTAAAACACAAGCTTCCTGTCATACTCCGGTGATGGCAGGCACTTATATTTATCCCAATTCTGAACGCATACAAAAACTTAGAAAAAACATCATTGAGCTTGTTTTAACCGACCACCCTTTAGATTGCCTTACCTGTGAGGTCAACAACAACTGCGAACTGCAGGATGTTGCTGCAAGAGTAGGCATCCGCAAAGTGCGATATCCCGAAGGCAAAACTCATTTGAATACTGAAAAAGACCTAAGTCATCCCTATATGACTTCAGACTTCAGTAAGTGTATCAATTGTTACCGATGTGTGAGAGCTTGTGATGAGGTGCAAGGTGAATTTGTCCTGAGTATGGCAGGAAGAGGGTTCGACAGTCATATCATCAAAAGTTTTGGCGACAATTTCCTCAATTCAGATTGTGTCAGTTGTGGTGCTTGTGCTCAGGCATGCCCTACCTCTGCCATCAGCGATGTGTTTGAATCTAAATCCATAGTCGGAACTGAAAAAACAAGAACTGTTTGCACCTATTGCGGTGTGGGTTGCAACCTGGAAGTCGCAACTGTAAACGGGAGCATTAAAAGCATTCAAGCACCTTATGATGCAGAAGTCAATCAAGGACATACTTGCCTGAAAGGGCGTTTCGCCTTTTCGTTTTACAAGCATCCTGACCGTTTGCGCACACCACTTATTAAAATTGATGGCAGGTTTGTGCCTGCAACCTGGGATGAAGCTTATGATTTTATTGCCCAAAAACTCATAGAAATTAAAGCCAAATACGGACCGGATTCTATCGGAGGAATTTCTTCTGCAAGATGTACGAATGAAGAAAACTATTTGATGCAGAAATTTATTCGGGCAGTCATAGGAACAAATAATATTGACAGTTGTGCCCGGGTATGTCATTCACCGACTGCTTTAGGACTTCAGCGCACCTTTGGCACCGGGGCTGCTACCAATTCGATCATAGATCTCAAACATACTGACTGTATGTTGGTCATCGGTGCAAATCCAACGGATGCCCATCCGGTAACCGGCGCTAAATTGAAACAAGCAGCCATGCAGGGGAAAACCCTTATCATTATAGATCCCCGAAAAACCAAACTTGCACGATATGCTGATTATCATCTACAGCTTCGTCCCGGTACTAATGTGGCAGTTCTGAATATGATGCTTCATTACATCATTAAAGAAGGGTTGGAAGATAAAAACTTTATAGAACTTCGAACCGAAGGTTATGACGACTTTAAAGCTCAAATTCTCAGCCTCAACATTGAAGAATTGGAGCAGGTGAGCGGGGTAAACCGTGAATTGGTGAGAAAGGCAGCAATTGCTTACGCCTCTTCCAACTCTGCTATGTCTTTTCATGGATTAGGTGTTACAGAACATACACAAGGCACTTATGCGGTGATGTTGATTGCAGATCTGGCAATGATAACGGGAAATATCGGACGTGCAGGTGTAGGTGTTAATCCACTCAGAGGGCAGAATAATGTACAAGGTGCCGCAGATATGGGCTGTCAACCTCATCAGGGAGCCGGTTATTTAGACGTTACTAACCCTGAAATTCACCAAATGTATGAAAACTTCTACCATGCCAAACTGCCTTTGCATGTCGGGTATAAAATACCTCAGATGTATGATGCTGCTTTGGCAGGGAAATTTAAAGCCTTATGGATAATGGGCGAAGACATCGTTCAAACAGACCCCAATACTCAAAAAGTACTTGCAGCCATTGATGAACTCGAACTTTTTGTCGTTCAGGAAATTTTCATGACCGAAACTTCCAAACGCGCAACGGTTGTTTTACCGGCAGCCTCATTTTTAGAAAAAAGTGGAACTTTTACCAACGGCGAAAGACGCATCCAAAGAGTCAATCAAATTGTTCCCCCAATTGAAGGCACAAAATCAGACGGTCAAATCATGGTGGACATTATGAACCGGATGGGATATGAACAACCCGACTACAACCCAGATACTGTATTGAAAGAAATTGCCCAAATTGTTCCTTTCTTTAAAGGGGTAAAATGGGCGGAATTAGGCGAGAACGGTAAACAATGGCCGGTAAATGCCAACGGAACCGATACGCCTATATTGCATATAGAAACATTTAAAAGGGGAAAAGGCAAGTTTCAATTTGCCGACTTTAAAGAAACTCAGGAATTGGTTGCCAACGGTAAAACCTATCCGTATATCATTACCACCAACCGTGAATTGGAACATTACAATTCCGGCACCATGACCCGTAGAACAGCCAACGTTGAACTACTCACTGAAGATGTGTTACTAATACATCCGGAAGATGCTAAAAAACACCTGATAAATGAAGGTGATTTGGTCTGTGTTGAGTCAGCGCGAGGGAAGGTGGATATAAAAGCAAAAATAACCGAAGAAGTCAAACCGGGTATTCTGAGCACTACTTTCCATTTTCCGGAATTGATGATCAATAATATAACTTCAGATATTCATGATACCGAAGCACTCTGTCCCGAATACAAAGTAGTGGCAGTGAATATCAGAAAAAGCAGAGGGAAAAGATTGATGCCTGAGCAAGTTTAAGTTCAATTCAACACACGTATATTTTTTAATTCACCAAAACAAACATTTATTATGAGCGGAGGTATTATTTACACACTAATTGTTGGAGCGATAATCGGCTGGTTAGTCGGCTTTCTGAAAAAAGGCTATGGTTTTGGAATTATCGGCAATATCATTGTTGGAGTGCTGGGAGCATTTTTTGGCTACTGGTTATTCGGGTTAATCGGTATTTCGTTAGGAACTGGACTCTTTAGCGATTTGATAACCGGTGTTATTGGAGCTTTTGTCCTCCTATTTTTAATAGGATTAATCCGCAGGTAGTCTGATTTAGGTTTAAGGGGGAGTGTTTTTTTATGTTTCTTCGTATAATTTCAAAGATTTTTTGGAAGTACAAACAATATGAAACAAAAAAAACGTACTTTTGCGCCCGCAATACCACTACCCGTTTATCTGGTCGGTGGACTTATTAACATCAAACTATCGAAAAACGATGGCAGTTAAGTTGAGATTACAAAGACACGGTCGTAAGAAAAGGCCGTTTTACCACATTGTGGCAACCGATTCGCGCAACAGACGCGATGGTAGATTTATCGAAAGAATTGGTATGTATAATCCTATTACCAATCCTGCAACAGTTGACATTGACCGCGAAAAAGCATTACAATGGCTTGCCAACGGAGCACAACCTACCGATACTGTACGCAATATTCTATCAGAAACAGGGGTAATGTACAAAAAACACTTGCAAAGAGGTGTTTCTAAAGGTGCATTTTCTCAAGAAGAAGCGGATCGCCTTTTTAGCAAATGGATAGATGCAAAATCAAAAGCAGTTTCTACCCGATTTAAAATGACGGACTGGTCAGGCATTTCTCATCAAAAACAATCTGCAATTATTCAAACATCTGTTGCAGTAACTGAAGTAGTTGAAGAAGTTACAGAAAAACCTGTAGTTATTGAGGAACCGGTCGAGGATACTCTACCCGTAACAGAAGAAACTGTAGTGGAATCTGAAGAAACTTCAATGGAAGAAGATGACTCATCAGAAGAAAATGCTTACGACCCCAACGATGAAATTTAACAG
This is a stretch of genomic DNA from Sphingobacteriales bacterium. It encodes these proteins:
- the rpsP gene encoding 30S ribosomal protein S16 — encoded protein: MAVKLRLQRHGRKKRPFYHIVATDSRNRRDGRFIERIGMYNPITNPATVDIDREKALQWLANGAQPTDTVRNILSETGVMYKKHLQRGVSKGAFSQEEADRLFSKWIDAKSKAVSTRFKMTDWSGISHQKQSAIIQTSVAVTEVVEEVTEKPVVIEEPVEDTLPVTEETVVESEETSMEEDDSSEENAYDPNDEI
- the fdhF gene encoding formate dehydrogenase subunit alpha, giving the protein MQPIAYIDNQPYNIRQGETILSFIKRHLGNKLVPTLCDAPNLEPFGSCRVCSVDVALKEGGAVKTQASCHTPVMAGTYIYPNSERIQKLRKNIIELVLTDHPLDCLTCEVNNNCELQDVAARVGIRKVRYPEGKTHLNTEKDLSHPYMTSDFSKCINCYRCVRACDEVQGEFVLSMAGRGFDSHIIKSFGDNFLNSDCVSCGACAQACPTSAISDVFESKSIVGTEKTRTVCTYCGVGCNLEVATVNGSIKSIQAPYDAEVNQGHTCLKGRFAFSFYKHPDRLRTPLIKIDGRFVPATWDEAYDFIAQKLIEIKAKYGPDSIGGISSARCTNEENYLMQKFIRAVIGTNNIDSCARVCHSPTALGLQRTFGTGAATNSIIDLKHTDCMLVIGANPTDAHPVTGAKLKQAAMQGKTLIIIDPRKTKLARYADYHLQLRPGTNVAVLNMMLHYIIKEGLEDKNFIELRTEGYDDFKAQILSLNIEELEQVSGVNRELVRKAAIAYASSNSAMSFHGLGVTEHTQGTYAVMLIADLAMITGNIGRAGVGVNPLRGQNNVQGAADMGCQPHQGAGYLDVTNPEIHQMYENFYHAKLPLHVGYKIPQMYDAALAGKFKALWIMGEDIVQTDPNTQKVLAAIDELELFVVQEIFMTETSKRATVVLPAASFLEKSGTFTNGERRIQRVNQIVPPIEGTKSDGQIMVDIMNRMGYEQPDYNPDTVLKEIAQIVPFFKGVKWAELGENGKQWPVNANGTDTPILHIETFKRGKGKFQFADFKETQELVANGKTYPYIITTNRELEHYNSGTMTRRTANVELLTEDVLLIHPEDAKKHLINEGDLVCVESARGKVDIKAKITEEVKPGILSTTFHFPELMINNITSDIHDTEALCPEYKVVAVNIRKSRGKRLMPEQV
- the lipB gene encoding lipoyl(octanoyl) transferase LipB, encoding MKNREILFADWGEIGYKAAWDKQDALLQNIIAKKIKNRNIPQEEQEITDNYLIFCSHPHVYTLGKTGSIANLLLSEDLLKELGIEFFHTNRGGDITYHGPGQVVGYPILDLENFFTDIHRYMRNLEEVIIATLAEYGLKGERLSGSTGVWLDIQKPHRVRKICAMGVRTSRWVTMHGWALNVNSDLSYFNNIIPCGITDKAVTSLNKELELDWVDEEEVKTHLKRHFYRIFEGR
- a CDS encoding GlsB/YeaQ/YmgE family stress response membrane protein, which translates into the protein MSGGIIYTLIVGAIIGWLVGFLKKGYGFGIIGNIIVGVLGAFFGYWLFGLIGISLGTGLFSDLITGVIGAFVLLFLIGLIRR